A genomic stretch from Deinococcus sp. YIM 134068 includes:
- a CDS encoding NUDIX hydrolase translates to MTWLPEYWPGSGETVTQVSGVCLTGEGLIVLVSGDGHDWSLPGGKPEDGEMWEETLRREVAEEACADVLNCELMGAQKVEGLTPQPYFQLRFWVRVRLNSFSPLFEKRHRRAVSPEEYGRVLSWGSGAIGQALLRQALEIERRWRGG, encoded by the coding sequence ATGACGTGGCTGCCGGAATACTGGCCCGGCTCAGGTGAGACCGTGACACAGGTCAGCGGAGTGTGTCTGACCGGGGAGGGCCTGATCGTCCTCGTGTCGGGGGACGGCCACGACTGGAGCCTGCCCGGCGGCAAGCCCGAGGACGGCGAGATGTGGGAGGAGACGCTACGGCGCGAGGTCGCCGAGGAGGCGTGCGCCGACGTGCTGAACTGCGAGTTGATGGGGGCGCAAAAGGTGGAGGGACTGACGCCTCAGCCCTACTTTCAACTGCGTTTTTGGGTACGCGTCCGCCTGAACTCCTTCTCGCCTCTCTTCGAGAAGAGGCATCGGCGGGCGGTCTCGCCGGAGGAGTACGGGCGCGTTCTGTCGTGGGGATCGGGAGCTATCGGGCAGGCCCTCTTACGTCAGGCGTTGGAGATTGAGCGGCGTTGGCGGGGCGGTTGA
- a CDS encoding SMC family ATPase has protein sequence MRPLKLELQSFMSYPQHTEVDFSDLELFAIVGPTGSGKSALLDAMTFALYGSTPRLGERGMDALISKQGERGLSVSLTFEAGGETYRVARSKGRRQAENEVRLERRDEGRWVGLNDGGAKGVNDRIRRVVGLDFHTFARSVLLPQGKFDGFLRGTGKERQALLGELMGLDHVRAMQGFAGERAKDLKHRSTSLHALLAGEYAGVTPEAARTLRAEREALDAETERLRETQERLQGQVNRLRALEGVWTAREDTQRRLSTLEARSEGVREGERRAERARRVAGVLPLLDAAERARIAAEREAGELERAAGQEAAARRAVGAADLALRAAQEAEARIPELEARADALREAEADAARLRRAGGTVQTTHTSPLPWDEDAHQTAREAAGKLDTLRRERVQLETEKTGLSAQKARLAADEHLQADQTLEWGRVEREGKAAKADLDAATAELEAARREAGLSAYRAHLHLGEPCPLCEGTVRTLPEAPTVNLEALEGRVGALDRTLTDRRTRYLELKAELAARKKAIEAKRAEVADWEEALKQRDADLRQLEANITGDPHDLALRLLAGLAGRVRAAGTDPARERQRLLAEVKTLRTRLSEAQAAQARAHSAHAAAQATLTSARHAAGARAREAEETGSALSTALSSLGLSADQARAAGLPEADIAALEGAARTHGAQVEQLRARLAELGRQLGVEPFDPAHLRQADRDLTATTSALTNAHERAGSLAEQERGLRERLRRKAEIEAEAGEVAARLDTWQTLSNTLRANEFPQYLLAEVEARVLTGAGALLFEISDGRYRLALEDGEYVVQDLWNAGETRAVKTLSGGETFLASLSLAIALSDYLAGNRILGALFLDEGFGTLDPQALEAVANVLENLRTQGRMVGVITHVESLSERLPSRLLVTKSAAGSSVQRLDG, from the coding sequence ATGAGGCCCCTCAAGCTCGAACTCCAGAGCTTCATGTCCTACCCGCAACACACGGAGGTGGACTTCTCCGACCTGGAGCTGTTCGCCATCGTGGGGCCGACGGGGAGCGGGAAGAGTGCGCTGCTGGACGCGATGACCTTCGCGCTGTACGGAAGTACGCCCCGGCTGGGGGAGCGCGGGATGGACGCCTTGATCTCCAAGCAGGGGGAGCGGGGCCTGAGCGTCAGCCTGACCTTCGAGGCGGGCGGCGAGACCTACCGGGTGGCGCGCAGCAAGGGGCGCAGGCAGGCCGAGAACGAGGTGCGGCTGGAGCGCCGGGACGAGGGGCGCTGGGTGGGCCTGAACGACGGGGGCGCGAAGGGGGTCAACGACCGCATCCGGCGGGTGGTGGGGCTGGACTTCCACACCTTTGCAAGGAGCGTGCTGCTGCCGCAGGGCAAGTTCGACGGTTTCCTGCGCGGCACGGGCAAGGAGCGGCAGGCCCTCCTCGGCGAGCTGATGGGCCTCGACCACGTGCGGGCCATGCAGGGCTTCGCGGGCGAGCGGGCGAAGGACCTCAAGCACCGCTCGACCAGCCTCCACGCGCTGCTGGCGGGCGAATACGCGGGCGTGACCCCCGAGGCGGCCCGGACCCTGCGCGCCGAGCGCGAGGCGCTGGACGCCGAGACCGAGCGCCTGCGCGAGACGCAGGAGCGGCTTCAGGGGCAGGTGAACCGACTGCGGGCGCTGGAGGGCGTGTGGACCGCCCGCGAGGACACCCAGCGTCGCCTGAGCACGTTGGAGGCCCGGTCGGAGGGCGTGCGCGAGGGGGAGCGGCGGGCCGAGCGGGCGCGGCGGGTGGCGGGCGTCCTTCCCCTGCTCGACGCGGCGGAGCGGGCGCGCATCGCGGCGGAACGGGAGGCGGGCGAGCTGGAGCGGGCGGCGGGGCAGGAGGCGGCGGCCCGGCGCGCGGTGGGGGCGGCGGACCTCGCCCTGAGAGCGGCGCAGGAGGCGGAGGCCCGCATCCCCGAACTGGAGGCCCGCGCGGACGCACTACGTGAAGCTGAGGCGGACGCGGCCCGGCTGAGGCGGGCGGGCGGCACGGTGCAGACCACCCACACCTCCCCCCTGCCCTGGGACGAGGACGCGCACCAGACGGCGCGCGAGGCGGCGGGCAAGCTCGACACCCTGCGCCGCGAGCGCGTGCAACTGGAGACCGAGAAGACGGGGCTGAGCGCGCAAAAAGCCCGCCTCGCCGCCGACGAACACCTCCAGGCGGACCAGACGCTCGAATGGGGCCGGGTGGAGCGCGAGGGCAAGGCCGCGAAGGCGGACCTCGACGCCGCGACCGCCGAGCTGGAGGCCGCCCGGCGCGAGGCGGGACTCTCGGCGTACCGGGCACACCTCCACCTCGGGGAACCCTGCCCGCTGTGTGAGGGGACGGTGCGGACGTTGCCGGAGGCTCCCACCGTGAACCTGGAGGCGCTGGAGGGGCGTGTGGGGGCGCTCGACCGCACGCTGACCGACCGCCGCACCCGCTACCTCGAACTCAAGGCCGAACTCGCCGCCCGCAAAAAGGCCATCGAGGCCAAGCGGGCCGAGGTCGCCGACTGGGAGGAGGCCCTCAAACAACGTGACGCCGACCTGCGCCAACTGGAGGCCAACATCACGGGCGACCCGCACGACCTCGCCCTGCGGCTACTCGCCGGGCTGGCGGGGCGGGTGCGCGCGGCAGGCACGGACCCCGCGCGGGAGCGTCAGCGCCTGCTGGCCGAGGTCAAGACCCTCCGCACCCGCCTGAGCGAGGCGCAGGCGGCGCAGGCCCGAGCGCACAGCGCCCACGCGGCGGCGCAGGCCACGCTGACCTCCGCCCGCCACGCCGCCGGGGCACGCGCCCGCGAGGCGGAGGAGACGGGGAGCGCCCTGAGCACCGCCCTCTCCTCCCTGGGGCTGAGCGCCGATCAGGCCCGCGCCGCCGGGCTGCCGGAGGCCGATATCGCCGCGCTGGAGGGGGCCGCGCGCACCCACGGGGCGCAGGTGGAGCAACTGCGCGCCCGGCTCGCCGAACTGGGGCGGCAACTCGGGGTCGAACCCTTCGACCCGGCCCACCTCCGTCAGGCCGACCGCGACCTGACCGCCACGACCAGCGCCCTGACAAATGCCCACGAGCGGGCCGGGAGCCTCGCCGAGCAGGAGCGCGGTCTGCGCGAGCGGCTGAGGCGCAAGGCCGAGATCGAGGCGGAGGCGGGGGAGGTCGCCGCGCGGCTCGACACCTGGCAGACCCTCTCGAACACGCTGCGGGCCAACGAGTTCCCGCAGTACCTCCTCGCGGAGGTCGAGGCGCGGGTGCTCACGGGCGCGGGGGCGCTCCTGTTTGAGATCAGCGACGGGCGCTACCGCCTCGCGCTGGAGGACGGCGAGTACGTCGTGCAGGACCTGTGGAACGCGGGCGAGACGCGGGCGGTCAAGACCTTATCGGGCGGTGAGACCTTCCTCGCCAGCCTCAGCCTCGCCATCGCCCTGAGCGACTACCTCGCGGGCAACCGGATTCTGGGGGCGCTCTTCCTCGACGAGGGCTTCGGCACCCTCGACCCGCAGGCGCTGGAGGCCGTGGCGAACGTGCTGGAGAACCTGCGGACGCAGGGCCGCATGGTCGGCGTCATCACCCACGTCGAGAGCCTCTCCGAGAGGTTGCCCAGCCGCCTCCTCGTCACCAAGAGCGCCGCCGGAAGCAGCGTGCAGCGCCTGGACGGGTAG
- a CDS encoding exonuclease SbcCD subunit D, with translation MRVLHTADFHAGRNLKGLDRTPEVHAALTEIAGLARSERADAVLVSGDVFDTVNPSAEAEGAVFDFFLRLRDARIPAVVIAGNHDSAARLHGLAGLLGWVGVQLVAQPTANPLDMIRTVETRGGETLTVAALPFLSERRLVKAADLMGGDVGAWRQKYREGMSFFLRRLAGGFKPGTVNMLMLHATMDGAVPSGSERTMQFDLMNAYTLSPLQLPAEAQYVALGHVHKPQAASETPLAHYPGSVIQLDFGEGGEKKRVNLVEVETGRPARVTPLPLASGRELRTVRVDLEHVDARLSKLADFSGLVRVVVRAPSGTAMPGLKDRVLRMVPNTLAVELEAVQDDLALPHLKREGLSLAQLYERFHRERRGELPDDLRAAFREADEAARGEEVEA, from the coding sequence ATGCGCGTACTTCACACGGCGGATTTCCACGCCGGGCGGAATCTCAAGGGGCTGGACCGGACGCCGGAGGTCCACGCCGCCCTGACGGAAATCGCGGGGCTGGCCCGCAGCGAGCGGGCGGACGCGGTGCTCGTCTCCGGCGACGTGTTCGACACGGTGAACCCGTCGGCGGAGGCGGAGGGGGCGGTCTTCGACTTCTTCCTGCGCCTGCGCGACGCCCGGATTCCGGCGGTCGTCATCGCGGGCAACCACGACTCCGCCGCGCGGCTGCACGGGCTGGCGGGGCTGCTGGGGTGGGTGGGCGTGCAGCTCGTCGCCCAGCCGACCGCCAATCCGCTCGACATGATCCGCACGGTGGAGACGCGCGGGGGCGAGACGCTGACGGTGGCGGCGCTGCCCTTCCTCTCCGAGCGGCGGCTGGTGAAGGCGGCGGACCTGATGGGCGGCGACGTGGGCGCGTGGCGGCAGAAGTACCGGGAGGGCATGAGCTTTTTCCTGCGCCGCCTCGCGGGGGGATTCAAGCCCGGCACGGTGAACATGCTCATGCTCCACGCCACGATGGACGGCGCGGTGCCCAGCGGCTCGGAGCGGACGATGCAGTTCGACCTGATGAACGCCTACACCCTCTCGCCGCTGCAACTCCCGGCGGAGGCGCAGTATGTCGCCCTCGGGCACGTCCACAAACCGCAGGCCGCGTCCGAGACGCCGCTCGCCCACTACCCCGGCTCCGTCATCCAGCTCGACTTCGGCGAGGGCGGCGAGAAGAAGCGGGTCAACCTCGTGGAGGTGGAGACCGGACGCCCCGCCCGCGTGACGCCCCTCCCGCTGGCGAGCGGGCGCGAGCTGCGGACCGTGCGGGTGGACCTGGAGCACGTGGACGCGCGGCTCTCGAAACTGGCCGACTTCTCCGGCCTGGTGAGGGTCGTCGTGCGTGCCCCCTCCGGCACCGCGATGCCGGGCCTCAAGGACCGGGTACTGCGGATGGTGCCGAATACGCTCGCCGTGGAGCTGGAGGCCGTGCAGGACGACCTCGCCCTCCCCCACCTGAAACGCGAGGGCCTGAGTCTCGCCCAGCTCTACGAACGCTTCCACCGCGAGCGCCGGGGCGAACTCCCCGACGACCTGCGCGCCGCCTTCCGCGAGGCCGACGAGGCGGCGCGGGGGGAGGAGGTGGAGGCGTGA
- a CDS encoding DUF6745 domain-containing protein, which yields MFRVGSGGRMISVPHRERETQAQPAPSPVPPSGAVPTVIPEQARTLLRRGPVPSALHVSGPLNLSGSAWLRALPEWLRCTSLNVDDCPNLSALPTDLQADSLSARNTPSLHEVDGRLSVRDGVDLSGSGLRTLSAELRAARLSVRDCRSLTRLEGQVSVGGLDVSGCAVLTTLGADLHLTGPLELADSGLTGLPTGLRASLRWRGVPVDARIAFRPDTLTGREVLLTRNVQRRRVLLDRIGVERFLAEVGGLILDRDRDAGGERQLVRVPLGDDEPLVAVLVRCPSTGGRYALRVPPHIRTCAGAVAWTAGLEPEDYRPMREA from the coding sequence ATGTTCCGGGTGGGAAGCGGCGGGCGCATGATCTCGGTGCCGCATCGGGAGCGGGAGACGCAGGCACAGCCCGCCCCTTCGCCCGTTCCACCGTCCGGCGCGGTGCCCACCGTCATCCCCGAACAGGCCCGGACGCTGCTGCGGCGCGGCCCGGTTCCCTCCGCCCTCCACGTCTCCGGCCCCCTGAATCTCAGCGGGTCGGCGTGGCTGCGCGCCCTGCCCGAATGGCTGCGCTGCACGTCCCTGAACGTGGACGACTGCCCGAACCTCAGCGCCCTGCCGACCGACCTGCAAGCGGACTCGCTGAGCGCGCGGAATACGCCGTCCCTGCATGAGGTGGACGGACGCCTGAGCGTGCGGGACGGCGTGGACCTGAGCGGAAGCGGCCTGCGGACCCTGAGCGCCGAGTTGCGTGCCGCGCGGCTGAGCGTGCGCGACTGCCGCTCCCTGACGCGGCTGGAGGGGCAGGTCAGCGTCGGCGGATTGGACGTGAGCGGGTGTGCCGTGCTGACGACGCTGGGGGCCGACCTCCACCTCACCGGCCCGCTCGAACTTGCGGACAGCGGCCTGACGGGCCTGCCCACCGGTCTGCGGGCGAGCCTGCGCTGGCGCGGCGTGCCCGTGGATGCCCGCATCGCCTTCCGCCCCGACACCCTGACGGGCCGCGAGGTCCTGCTCACCCGCAACGTGCAGCGCCGCCGGGTTCTCCTCGACCGCATCGGCGTGGAGCGGTTTCTCGCCGAGGTCGGCGGACTCATCCTCGACCGGGACCGGGACGCGGGCGGCGAGCGCCAGCTCGTGCGGGTGCCCCTGGGCGACGACGAGCCGCTCGTGGCCGTCCTCGTGCGCTGCCCCTCGACCGGGGGTCGGTATGCCCTGCGTGTGCCGCCGCACATCCGCACCTGCGCTGGGGCGGTGGCGTGGACGGCGGGGCTGGAGCCGGAGGACTACCGGCCCATGCGGGAGGCGTGA
- a CDS encoding VWA domain-containing protein: MTQQQPVQVEYSFGQSQLVEGMAGASDLLVRFRLPSTGAARRPLNLALVIDRSGSMAGGLLKHAIRAAQGVVDELGPGDTLSVVVYDDEVQTLIAPTAVTDRAALKARLAGIRAGGLTNLSGGWLRGVELVAAHAGPQVVSRVLLLTDGQANVGVSDPSVLTKTAAQKAEAGVTTTTLGFGSYFQEDLLIGMARAAGGNFYFIQSADDAADVFGIELQTLKAVAAQNLTVTLSPAPGVNVTDVLSLHRKGSDSLTLDLGDVYEDEDKLLGLSLSLPALPAGDHGLLGLTFRADAVRDGAIETLTGGLDVRAVAAPLGPDLRSDVAVTLDLARLRIARAKERAVDLADGGDAAGAEAILRGLIGELRASGLHEHFEIAEEIEQLEHYAARIASRRLDGDTRKELRDQSFQGLSRARTDLLGRGVTVDAAALALPVVADAGNGVELVCVREGGRLRVKVEADGEGGGLNVQFPRALRAEGARYVVDGLETSADGSFYRVVGEVRRVVRPGESDPLAGVRGGGFGASRSAPAPRAVKAPVTLADLENTDAVGSGVLVQCLKDGSKLRARVVSDGYHPDWNMRFPRGIREDGTLYVVDMVNTAPDGKSYIASGTIRRFVQPS; the protein is encoded by the coding sequence ATGACCCAGCAGCAGCCCGTGCAGGTGGAGTACAGCTTCGGCCAGTCGCAACTCGTGGAGGGGATGGCGGGCGCGTCCGACCTCCTCGTCCGCTTCCGGCTGCCGAGCACGGGGGCGGCGCGCAGGCCGCTGAACCTCGCGCTCGTCATCGACCGGAGCGGGAGCATGGCCGGGGGCCTCCTCAAGCACGCCATCCGCGCCGCGCAGGGGGTGGTGGACGAACTCGGACCGGGCGATACCCTCAGCGTGGTCGTGTACGACGACGAGGTACAGACCCTCATCGCGCCCACCGCCGTCACCGACCGGGCGGCCCTCAAGGCGCGGCTCGCGGGCATCCGGGCGGGCGGCCTGACGAACCTCTCCGGCGGCTGGCTGCGCGGGGTGGAACTCGTGGCGGCGCACGCCGGGCCGCAGGTCGTGAGCCGGGTGCTGCTCCTCACCGACGGGCAGGCGAACGTGGGCGTCAGCGATCCGAGCGTCCTCACGAAGACGGCGGCCCAGAAGGCGGAAGCGGGCGTGACGACGACCACGCTCGGCTTCGGCAGCTACTTCCAGGAGGACCTCCTCATCGGCATGGCGCGGGCGGCGGGCGGCAACTTCTACTTCATCCAGTCCGCCGACGACGCCGCCGACGTGTTCGGCATCGAGCTTCAGACCTTGAAGGCCGTCGCCGCGCAGAACCTGACCGTCACCCTGTCCCCGGCTCCCGGCGTGAACGTGACGGACGTGCTCAGCCTCCACCGCAAGGGGAGCGATTCCCTCACCCTCGATCTCGGCGACGTGTACGAGGACGAGGACAAGCTGCTCGGCCTGAGCCTCAGCCTGCCCGCCCTGCCCGCCGGGGACCACGGGCTGCTCGGCCTCACCTTCCGGGCGGACGCGGTGCGGGACGGGGCCATCGAGACGCTGACGGGCGGGCTGGACGTGCGCGCGGTCGCCGCGCCGCTCGGCCCGGACCTGAGAAGCGACGTGGCCGTGACCCTCGACCTCGCCCGACTGCGGATCGCCCGCGCGAAGGAGCGGGCCGTGGACCTCGCGGACGGGGGCGACGCGGCGGGGGCGGAGGCGATCTTGCGCGGTCTCATCGGCGAGCTGCGCGCCTCCGGGCTGCATGAACACTTCGAGATCGCCGAGGAAATCGAGCAGCTCGAACACTACGCCGCCCGCATCGCGTCCCGGCGGCTGGACGGCGACACCCGCAAGGAACTGCGCGACCAGTCCTTCCAGGGCCTCAGCCGCGCCCGCACCGATCTCCTCGGACGCGGCGTGACCGTGGACGCCGCCGCCCTCGCCCTGCCCGTGGTGGCGGATGCGGGGAACGGCGTGGAACTCGTCTGCGTGCGGGAAGGGGGACGCCTGCGCGTGAAGGTGGAGGCGGACGGCGAGGGCGGCGGCCTGAACGTCCAGTTCCCCCGCGCCCTGCGTGCCGAGGGTGCCCGTTACGTGGTGGACGGGCTGGAGACGAGCGCGGACGGCTCCTTCTACCGGGTCGTCGGTGAGGTGCGCCGCGTCGTGCGCCCCGGCGAGAGCGACCCGCTGGCGGGCGTCCGTGGGGGCGGGTTCGGTGCCTCCCGCTCGGCCCCCGCGCCCCGCGCCGTCAAGGCCCCCGTCACCCTGGCCGACCTGGAGAATACGGATGCGGTCGGCTCAGGCGTCCTCGTCCAGTGCCTCAAGGACGGGAGCAAGTTGCGCGCCCGCGTGGTGTCGGACGGTTACCACCCCGACTGGAACATGCGCTTCCCACGCGGCATCCGTGAGGACGGCACCCTGTACGTGGTGGACATGGTGAACACCGCGCCCGACGGCAAGTCCTACATCGCCTCCGGCACCATCCGCCGCTTCGTGCAGCCGAGCTGA
- a CDS encoding RES family NAD+ phosphorylase, producing the protein MREALQTVAPTIWEGTAHRCVGGVSVRDVTDALRDLTKDGRYSRGGAFRTLYLSLSPELAVKEYRQSPEEGELRGVTCLSLPLRAGRVLDLTDEEVQERLGTGLQELTGDWQVLTGRGRDAPTQRLGRAAFDSGRFDALLYPSKLAPEAANLLVLVDRASGRLAAMDLPAGFPERLEV; encoded by the coding sequence ATGAGAGAGGCCCTTCAGACCGTCGCCCCCACCATTTGGGAGGGCACGGCCCACCGCTGTGTGGGAGGCGTGTCGGTGCGGGACGTGACGGACGCCCTGCGCGACCTCACGAAAGACGGGCGCTACAGCCGGGGGGGAGCGTTCCGGACGCTGTACCTGTCGCTCAGCCCCGAACTCGCGGTCAAGGAATACCGACAATCGCCGGAAGAGGGCGAGCTGCGGGGCGTGACCTGCCTGAGCCTCCCCCTGCGGGCCGGGCGCGTGCTGGACCTCACCGACGAGGAGGTTCAGGAGCGGCTCGGCACGGGCTTGCAGGAACTCACCGGGGACTGGCAGGTCCTCACGGGCCGGGGCCGGGACGCGCCGACGCAACGGCTGGGGCGGGCCGCCTTCGACTCCGGGCGCTTCGACGCGCTCCTGTATCCCAGCAAGCTCGCCCCGGAAGCGGCTAACCTCCTCGTCCTCGTGGACCGGGCGAGCGGGCGGCTCGCGGCGATGGACCTCCCCGCAGGCTTCCCGGAACGGCTGGAGGTGTAG
- a CDS encoding Uma2 family endonuclease yields the protein MQGLAFKRMSVEEYLRTEIESEFRREYVGGFWYGLHGESGEEDGTSAAHCGVTTNVMMKLFDACDRRELWLGSSQFKLHIPERPSFFYPDLAVYRTENVQEWYGTDPLFLLEVIEPRTELVDRCVKYHAYAALPSLQTYLIAEQRERRVYVYQRDGGRWGMTEYAGDGLIPLPCLGAELSLDEMYDGVL from the coding sequence ATGCAAGGCCTCGCCTTCAAGCGCATGAGCGTGGAGGAGTACCTCCGCACGGAGATCGAATCCGAGTTCCGGCGGGAGTACGTGGGCGGCTTCTGGTACGGCCTGCACGGGGAGTCCGGCGAGGAGGACGGCACGAGCGCGGCTCACTGCGGCGTCACCACGAACGTCATGATGAAGCTCTTCGACGCCTGCGACCGCCGGGAGTTGTGGCTGGGGTCCTCTCAATTCAAGCTCCACATCCCGGAGCGGCCCAGCTTCTTCTATCCCGATCTGGCGGTCTACCGGACAGAAAACGTGCAGGAGTGGTACGGCACCGACCCTCTCTTTCTGCTGGAGGTGATCGAGCCGCGTACGGAGTTGGTGGACAGGTGCGTGAAATACCATGCCTATGCCGCCCTTCCCAGCCTGCAAACCTACCTGATCGCCGAGCAGAGGGAGCGGCGGGTCTACGTCTATCAGCGTGACGGCGGACGTTGGGGGATGACAGAGTATGCGGGAGACGGCCTCATCCCCCTGCCCTGCCTGGGCGCGGAGTTGTCGCTGGACGAGATGTACGACGGCGTGCTCTAA
- the recD2 gene encoding SF1B family DNA helicase RecD2 — protein MPAAPPADPIRVTGGVNRVRFRADSGFTVMTARLRNSEGEDPDATVIGVMPPLEAGDTFSADVLMEEHREYGYQYRVLNMVLEAQPTDLTEAGVAAYLEARVGGVGKVLAGRIARMFGPATFDVLEGEPEKLLQVPGVTQSTLHKMTASWSQQGLERRLLAGLQGLGLSISQAQRAVKHFGESALERLQADLFAMTEVEGIGFLTADKLWAAQELPRDDPRRLTAAAVYALQQAGQQGGHSFLPRERAERGVVHYTRVSPDQARLAVDTAVELGRLSDDPTPDGKSRIYLPHVLRAEKKLAQLIRTLLATPPAGDEWMVPDGSAKGLSDEQARVLDLLEDHRLVVLTGGPGTGKSTTTRAVADLAEKLGLEVGLCAPTGKAARRLGEVTGRTASTIHRLLGYGPAGFRHNHLEPAPYDLLIVDEVSMCGDGLMLSLLAAVPPGARVLLVGDVDQLPPVDAGLPLHALTHTAPTVRLTTVYRQAAENPIIRAAHGLLHGQAPEWGDPRLNLTETEPDVGARRVALMVRELGGPGQVQVLTPMRKGPLGVDLLNTHLQSIFNPGEGGLRIAEGEARPGDVVVQTKNDYGNEVFNGALGTVLKAEGGRLTVDFDGNVVELVGAELFNLQLGYALTVHRAQGSEWGTVLGVLHEAHMPMLSRNLVYTALTRARERFFAAGSASAWDKAALRQREERNTALLERVRGR, from the coding sequence ATGCCCGCCGCCCCGCCCGCCGATCCCATCCGCGTGACGGGCGGCGTCAACCGCGTGCGCTTCCGCGCCGATAGCGGCTTCACCGTCATGACCGCCCGCCTTCGCAACTCGGAGGGCGAGGACCCCGACGCCACCGTCATCGGCGTGATGCCGCCGCTGGAGGCGGGCGACACCTTCAGCGCCGACGTGCTGATGGAGGAACACCGCGAGTACGGCTACCAGTACCGCGTCCTGAACATGGTGCTGGAGGCCCAGCCCACCGACCTGACGGAAGCGGGCGTGGCGGCCTACCTGGAGGCCCGTGTGGGCGGCGTCGGCAAAGTGCTGGCCGGACGCATCGCCCGGATGTTCGGCCCGGCGACCTTCGACGTGCTGGAGGGGGAGCCGGAGAAGTTGTTGCAGGTGCCCGGCGTCACCCAGTCCACCCTCCACAAGATGACGGCGAGCTGGAGCCAGCAGGGGCTGGAACGCCGTCTCCTCGCTGGGTTGCAGGGGCTGGGGCTGAGCATCTCCCAGGCGCAGCGGGCCGTGAAGCACTTCGGGGAGTCGGCGCTGGAGCGCCTGCAAGCCGACCTCTTCGCCATGACCGAGGTCGAGGGCATCGGCTTCCTGACCGCCGACAAGCTGTGGGCCGCGCAGGAGCTTCCCCGCGATGACCCCCGCCGCCTCACCGCCGCCGCCGTGTACGCGCTTCAGCAGGCCGGGCAGCAGGGCGGGCACTCCTTCCTCCCCCGTGAGCGGGCCGAGCGCGGTGTCGTTCACTACACCCGCGTCTCCCCGGACCAGGCCCGGCTCGCGGTAGATACGGCGGTGGAACTCGGTCGCCTGTCGGACGACCCGACCCCGGACGGCAAGAGCCGCATCTACCTCCCCCACGTCCTGCGCGCGGAGAAGAAGCTCGCCCAACTTATCCGCACCCTGCTCGCCACGCCGCCCGCCGGGGACGAGTGGATGGTCCCGGACGGGTCGGCGAAGGGCTTGTCCGACGAACAGGCGCGGGTCCTCGACCTCCTCGAAGATCACCGCCTCGTCGTGCTGACGGGCGGGCCGGGCACGGGCAAGAGCACGACGACGCGGGCCGTCGCGGACCTCGCGGAAAAGCTCGGGTTGGAGGTCGGTCTCTGCGCTCCGACGGGCAAAGCGGCGCGTCGTCTGGGCGAGGTCACGGGCCGCACCGCCTCCACCATCCACCGCCTGCTCGGCTACGGCCCGGCGGGCTTTCGGCACAACCACCTCGAACCCGCGCCCTACGACCTTCTCATCGTGGACGAGGTGAGCATGTGCGGCGACGGGCTGATGCTCTCGCTCCTCGCCGCCGTGCCGCCGGGCGCGCGGGTGCTCCTCGTGGGCGACGTGGACCAACTCCCGCCCGTGGACGCCGGGCTGCCCCTCCACGCCCTCACGCACACCGCGCCCACCGTTCGCCTGACCACCGTGTACCGCCAGGCCGCCGAGAACCCGATCATCCGCGCCGCCCACGGGCTGCTGCACGGTCAGGCCCCGGAGTGGGGCGATCCCCGCCTGAACCTCACCGAGACCGAGCCGGACGTGGGTGCCCGCCGCGTCGCCCTGATGGTGCGCGAGTTGGGTGGGCCGGGGCAGGTGCAGGTCCTCACGCCGATGCGGAAGGGGCCGCTCGGCGTGGACCTCCTCAACACTCACCTCCAATCCATCTTCAACCCCGGCGAGGGCGGTCTGCGGATCGCGGAGGGCGAGGCGCGGCCCGGCGACGTGGTGGTCCAGACGAAGAACGACTACGGCAACGAGGTCTTTAACGGCGCATTGGGCACGGTCCTCAAGGCCGAGGGCGGACGCCTCACCGTGGACTTCGACGGCAACGTGGTGGAACTCGTCGGTGCCGAACTCTTCAACCTCCAGCTCGGCTACGCCCTGACCGTCCACCGGGCGCAGGGCAGCGAGTGGGGCACGGTCCTCGGCGTGCTGCACGAGGCGCACATGCCGATGCTCTCGCGCAACCTCGTCTACACGGCCCTCACCCGCGCCCGCGAAC